A genome region from Labilibaculum antarcticum includes the following:
- a CDS encoding WecB/TagA/CpsF family glycosyltransferase, translating into MRKRITIMNSPVDVLTMKETLHLIGDSIRDKKPIQHIVVNAAKLVHMQSDTELFKSVVASDIINADGMAVVWASELLGNPLPERVSGVDLMQELVIMAAEKQYKIFFFGGKEEVVSEVVRKYTSVFGEEIIAGYRNGYFNKEQEGDIADQIAESKADILFVAISSPTKEIFLNNYKEQLKVPFIMGVGGSFDVVAGKVKRAPVWMQNSGLEWFYRFLQEPGRMWKRYLTTNSLFLYYIFKERIQKFFK; encoded by the coding sequence ATGAGAAAGAGAATTACAATAATGAACTCGCCGGTTGACGTCTTGACGATGAAGGAAACTCTTCATTTGATCGGCGATTCGATTAGGGATAAAAAGCCAATTCAACACATCGTTGTAAATGCAGCCAAATTGGTGCACATGCAATCCGATACAGAGCTCTTTAAGTCAGTGGTAGCAAGCGATATTATTAATGCCGATGGCATGGCTGTTGTTTGGGCTTCTGAACTATTAGGCAACCCTTTGCCCGAAAGAGTTTCGGGGGTTGATTTAATGCAGGAGTTGGTCATTATGGCTGCTGAAAAACAGTACAAAATATTTTTCTTCGGAGGTAAAGAAGAGGTGGTTTCCGAAGTAGTCCGAAAGTACACATCAGTTTTTGGTGAAGAAATTATCGCAGGCTACAGAAATGGCTATTTTAACAAAGAGCAGGAAGGGGATATTGCCGATCAAATTGCCGAGTCGAAGGCAGATATTTTATTTGTAGCCATCAGTTCACCAACCAAAGAGATTTTTCTGAACAATTACAAAGAACAGCTTAAAGTGCCCTTTATAATGGGCGTTGGCGGTTCTTTTGATGTGGTTGCCGGAAAAGTGAAACGAGCTCCCGTGTGGATGCAAAACTCAGGCTTGGAATGGTTTTATCGATTTTTGCAAGAACCTGGCCGAATGTGGAAGAGATACTTAACAACCAATTCGTTATTCCTCTACTACATATTCAAAGAACGAATTCAAAAATTTTTCAAATAA
- a CDS encoding glycosyltransferase family 4 protein has translation MKEVLFIAPGNKNSKGGIGLCVNNYSKYIDPFKLIVTHRFHSKVLNTIWFPVCVFELILRLLTDSEIKIIHIHGASKGSFYRKYILFSVVHKLFKKKLIYHIHGGGFRDFYLESSFFIQKRVRYVIQSADVVICLSEKWKHFFSSAFHPKRLVILNNMIIPPEKPNEIVLNGKLQFLFLGLIGDNKGIFDLLKTISKNRDVLEDKMILKIAGNGETGRLEKAILNWNLEDIVQFEGWVDSEKKDQLLRSSHIFILTSYKEGLPLSILEAMSYSLPIISSHAGGIPDLIHKYRNGILVDAGNQEEIKSAILKLTDNQNLIQIYSERSAKGVVDFYPDSVLKTLFSIYHELQRIQGLLVKQN, from the coding sequence ATGAAAGAAGTATTATTCATAGCTCCGGGGAATAAAAACAGCAAGGGGGGAATTGGTTTGTGTGTGAATAATTATTCGAAATACATCGACCCATTTAAATTGATTGTTACTCATCGCTTTCATTCCAAAGTGTTGAATACTATTTGGTTTCCTGTTTGCGTATTCGAATTGATACTTCGCTTGTTAACAGATTCTGAAATTAAGATCATTCATATTCACGGAGCATCGAAAGGCAGTTTTTATCGCAAATACATATTGTTTTCAGTCGTTCATAAATTGTTCAAAAAGAAGCTGATCTATCATATACATGGGGGTGGTTTTCGTGATTTTTATCTGGAGTCATCCTTTTTTATACAAAAAAGAGTTCGCTATGTAATTCAGTCGGCCGATGTAGTAATCTGTTTGTCTGAAAAATGGAAACATTTCTTTTCCAGTGCATTTCACCCAAAGCGACTGGTGATTTTGAATAATATGATTATTCCGCCTGAAAAGCCAAATGAGATTGTTTTAAATGGAAAACTTCAATTTCTTTTTCTGGGCTTAATAGGCGATAACAAGGGGATTTTTGATCTGCTAAAAACCATATCGAAAAACAGGGATGTTTTAGAAGATAAAATGATTTTGAAGATTGCTGGAAATGGGGAAACAGGCCGGTTAGAGAAAGCCATTTTAAATTGGAATTTGGAAGATATCGTGCAATTTGAAGGATGGGTGGATTCTGAGAAAAAAGACCAGTTATTGCGCTCATCGCACATTTTTATTCTGACATCCTATAAAGAAGGTTTGCCCTTGTCTATTTTAGAAGCAATGAGCTATTCCCTTCCAATAATATCGAGTCATGCAGGAGGTATTCCTGATTTAATACATAAATATAGGAATGGCATTCTGGTTGATGCAGGCAATCAGGAAGAGATTAAAAGTGCTATTCTAAAGTTAACCGACAATCAAAATCTAATTCAGATATACTCTGAAAGATCAGCAAAAGGAGTTGTTGATTTTTATCCGGACAGCGTTTTAAAAACTCTATTTTCAATCTATCATGAACTACAGAGGATTCAGGGATTACTTGTTAAGCAAAATTAA
- a CDS encoding delta-aminolevulinic acid dehydratase: MYKASFEKLRAYIESQEYKGWDPYDGLNSKLFQSIPFAKNSRLMRLIWIQAFKKSSVNFRGLARVEKDYNPKGLGLFLSGYCKLYQFDRTQEVRSRIHFLSEKLLEMQSKGWSGPCWGYNFDWQARAFFQPKGTPSVVVTTYVGSALLDAYEILGDKNLLETALRIKDFILKDLNRTYDENKDFCFSYSPLDITQVFNASLLGSRMLSRIYHYTQDEEVLNCAKKSVQYCINHQNSDGSWAYGTLPYHRWIDNFHTGFNLEALSTYRMYAKDSSFDKQIQLGLDYYLATFFADDGTPKYYNNSVYPIDIHCPAQLPITLSSLHVLEENQELVDRVLKWTINNLQDQYGYFYFQSGKRSTNKIPYIRWAQAWMFLSLSNYLVETLKIPEHEKENYNNELAG, from the coding sequence ATGTATAAAGCAAGTTTTGAGAAACTTAGAGCCTATATCGAAAGTCAGGAATACAAAGGATGGGATCCATACGATGGTTTAAATTCTAAATTATTTCAGTCCATTCCTTTTGCGAAAAACAGCAGGTTAATGCGATTGATTTGGATTCAGGCATTTAAAAAAAGTTCAGTGAATTTCCGGGGTCTTGCTAGAGTTGAAAAAGATTACAATCCAAAAGGTCTTGGTTTATTTTTGAGTGGATATTGTAAGCTCTATCAATTTGATCGAACACAGGAAGTAAGATCCCGGATTCACTTTTTAAGCGAAAAATTATTGGAAATGCAATCCAAAGGTTGGTCGGGCCCATGTTGGGGATACAATTTCGATTGGCAGGCACGAGCCTTTTTTCAACCCAAAGGCACACCATCGGTCGTGGTAACCACTTACGTGGGATCAGCACTATTAGATGCATACGAAATACTTGGAGATAAGAATTTACTGGAGACTGCCTTACGAATTAAAGATTTCATATTGAAAGATTTGAATCGGACCTACGATGAGAATAAAGATTTCTGTTTCTCCTATTCTCCATTGGATATTACTCAGGTTTTTAATGCGTCTCTTTTAGGCAGTAGAATGTTGTCACGAATATATCATTACACACAGGATGAGGAGGTGCTGAATTGCGCGAAGAAATCTGTTCAGTATTGTATCAATCATCAGAATTCCGATGGATCCTGGGCGTATGGAACATTACCCTATCATCGGTGGATTGATAATTTTCATACCGGCTTTAATCTGGAAGCGCTCTCAACATACCGTATGTATGCGAAAGATTCGTCTTTCGATAAACAAATTCAATTAGGATTGGATTATTACCTGGCGACTTTTTTCGCCGATGACGGAACACCAAAATATTATAACAATTCGGTTTATCCGATTGATATTCATTGTCCGGCTCAATTACCAATTACACTTAGCAGCTTACATGTGTTGGAAGAAAATCAGGAATTGGTCGATCGGGTTTTAAAATGGACAATCAACAATCTTCAGGATCAATATGGTTACTTCTATTTCCAATCGGGGAAACGCAGTACCAATAAGATTCCTTACATCCGATGGGCGCAAGCCTGGATGTTTCTGTCTTTATCAAATTATTTAGTTGAAACCTTAAAAATACCGGAACATGAGAAAGAGAATTACAATAATGAACTCGCCGGTTGA
- a CDS encoding phenylacetate--CoA ligase family protein, with the protein MSYRLIKDLIAYKIKFGSGFEKELRKIITLSNCSEQELLDLKEQEFIKQFRNAFENSKFYKNLYQSHGITIDSVKTISDAGKLPIIDKTIVKKNSSDILTKSKLTVFKAYSSGTTGTPLQVYRDFSSTIKEYAYGHFFQQKHGYHLGDPVVSLRGVLDRNTVSYFDKSNNVLYISSFHLGADEIGTIHKMITDFQPKVIKAYPSSMHIFATELYKANLELNIPLAFTSSEVLHDFQREIVEKVFNTKIFDWYGNAEQTVAFGQFEDSFYHEFPLYSHTEFQDSHLITTGFINSAFPLIRYKVDDIIQLVPTSNGSCVVLKIEGRDDDYVILKDGQRIGRLDLAFKKINQLLAAQIIQEKAGEIKVNLVPDKGFSKVECMQIEQNLRALLGSGCLIKFEKIETWELIRSSRGKFNLVVSKIEKK; encoded by the coding sequence ATGAGTTATCGATTAATTAAAGATTTGATTGCCTATAAAATTAAGTTCGGAAGTGGTTTCGAGAAGGAGCTTCGTAAGATTATAACTTTAAGTAATTGCTCGGAGCAGGAGTTATTGGATTTAAAAGAGCAGGAGTTCATAAAGCAATTTCGGAATGCTTTTGAAAATTCAAAATTCTATAAAAACCTGTATCAGTCGCATGGAATAACAATTGATTCTGTTAAAACAATATCTGATGCCGGTAAACTACCTATTATTGATAAAACGATTGTTAAAAAAAATAGTTCGGATATTTTAACCAAGTCAAAGTTAACCGTTTTTAAAGCCTATTCGAGTGGAACAACGGGAACACCGCTTCAGGTATATCGGGATTTTTCATCCACAATAAAAGAGTATGCTTACGGCCATTTTTTCCAGCAAAAGCATGGTTATCATTTAGGCGATCCTGTTGTTTCTCTTCGAGGTGTATTGGATCGAAATACAGTTTCATATTTTGATAAAAGCAATAATGTATTGTACATCTCCAGCTTTCACTTAGGGGCAGATGAAATTGGCACGATTCATAAGATGATTACTGATTTTCAACCTAAAGTAATAAAGGCTTATCCCAGCTCAATGCACATATTCGCAACAGAGTTGTACAAAGCAAATTTGGAATTAAACATTCCACTGGCATTTACTTCTTCGGAAGTATTGCACGATTTTCAAAGAGAAATTGTCGAAAAAGTATTCAATACGAAAATATTCGATTGGTATGGAAATGCGGAACAAACAGTTGCCTTTGGTCAATTTGAAGATTCCTTTTATCATGAATTTCCTTTGTATTCACATACCGAATTTCAAGATAGTCACCTAATAACAACAGGCTTTATCAATAGTGCATTTCCATTGATTCGCTATAAGGTTGATGACATAATTCAATTGGTACCTACAAGCAATGGAAGTTGTGTGGTTCTGAAAATCGAAGGTCGCGACGATGATTATGTGATTTTGAAAGATGGACAACGTATTGGCCGTTTAGACTTGGCTTTTAAGAAAATAAATCAATTGTTAGCCGCTCAGATTATTCAAGAAAAGGCAGGAGAGATAAAAGTCAATTTGGTTCCCGATAAAGGATTTTCAAAAGTGGAATGCATGCAGATAGAACAAAATTTAAGGGCTTTGTTGGGATCTGGTTGCCTGATTAAATTTGAAAAGATTGAAACATGGGAATTGATAAGAAGCAGTAGAGGAAAATTTAATTTGGTTGTTTCAAAAATAGAAAAAAAATGA
- a CDS encoding polysaccharide deacetylase family protein, protein MISLCLTLDYELFGSGRGDVFKHIIEPTDRLLEICKQHSIKLSIFFEVVEYWKIKEAYENGISMGYSSNPATAMKEQIKRAYSLGHDVQLHLHPQWIDAKYENKEWVLNLEYWRLPEVPDLANETISMGLSELIGKGKQTLESILQAENPDYKCNILRAGGYNIDPSDRLLKVLKEHSFIADSSVYYGGKAEGNLSRYDYSDILESKAYWYASNTSLVSANGAGSGFLELPIYARKMKRFLKYDAVRIRSAMQNKANSIEKFKNNSVKKSKWETIQFLWKKEALTWDFCLFSKGKMRSFLKSANKLQKQSAYLFHPFILVGHPKDFYYPDALLYLIQQAEKGEITFLTLSEMLVKIKQQ, encoded by the coding sequence ATGATCTCTCTTTGTCTAACTCTTGATTACGAGCTGTTTGGTTCAGGTCGGGGTGATGTTTTTAAGCACATTATTGAGCCAACAGATAGACTGTTGGAAATCTGTAAACAGCACAGCATCAAACTGTCCATCTTTTTTGAAGTTGTAGAGTATTGGAAAATAAAAGAAGCCTATGAAAATGGAATCTCAATGGGGTATTCGTCGAATCCTGCTACTGCTATGAAAGAGCAAATAAAGAGAGCTTACAGCTTGGGGCACGATGTGCAATTGCATTTGCATCCTCAATGGATCGATGCAAAATATGAAAATAAGGAGTGGGTTTTGAATTTGGAATACTGGAGGTTGCCCGAGGTTCCCGATCTGGCAAATGAAACCATTAGCATGGGATTGTCGGAACTAATTGGAAAAGGAAAACAGACATTGGAGTCTATCCTTCAAGCAGAGAATCCCGATTATAAATGCAACATACTGCGAGCTGGCGGATACAATATCGATCCATCTGACCGATTGCTGAAGGTGCTTAAAGAACACTCTTTTATTGCTGACAGTTCGGTTTATTATGGCGGTAAGGCGGAAGGGAATTTATCGAGATATGATTATTCAGATATTTTGGAATCAAAGGCTTATTGGTACGCTTCCAATACTTCCCTTGTAAGTGCAAATGGAGCGGGTAGCGGATTTTTAGAACTTCCAATTTATGCCAGAAAAATGAAGCGTTTTTTGAAATACGATGCGGTGAGAATTCGCTCGGCAATGCAAAACAAAGCCAATTCGATCGAAAAGTTCAAGAACAATAGCGTCAAAAAATCGAAGTGGGAAACAATTCAGTTTTTATGGAAGAAGGAGGCATTAACATGGGATTTTTGCTTGTTCTCAAAAGGGAAAATGCGAAGCTTCTTAAAATCTGCCAATAAACTTCAGAAGCAATCTGCTTATTTATTTCATCCCTTTATTTTGGTTGGCCATCCAAAAGATTTTTATTACCCGGATGCTTTGCTCTATCTAATTCAGCAGGCCGAAAAAGGTGAAATCACATTCTTGACTTTAAGTGAAATGCTTGTAAAAATAAAGCAACAGTAA
- a CDS encoding sugar transferase — translation MIKGREQTLARLSTLMQVGLSLGCYWLVTWAVATYLKPLNIDIHDNNTIYLLIIAIWYTLIKELNLGKMLRVKTYSELFAEYFALVVISSGLLHLGSLFLTESVPTLILALFACLNLFMLFGFRMLSYRIFKMLRGKGYNTRNVLIVADDESYLHFIDRMLFIRDWGYHVWAIMSDGKHIKTKYESHVRVLHEHFQLSEIIDANVVDEVIYCKGKFDNDEVRALIYACSEVGVTFRVYSELLSVVSQRSHLTYFKELPFLTFANHTKNYFALKVKELLDFLFSSAIVIFISPVLLAIAVAIKIEDGGSIFFRQRRVGLNGRIFDCLKFRTMVENAEALRVKLENLNEQSGPVFKIKNDPRVTRVGRFLRKTSLDELPQFFNVLKGEMSVVGPRPPIPSEVQQYQRWQRRRLSMKPGITCIWQVSGRNNIPFEEWMKLDMLYIDTWSLKLDLILFLSTIKVVFTGEGQ, via the coding sequence ATGATTAAAGGAAGAGAACAAACTCTTGCGCGTTTAAGTACGCTCATGCAAGTCGGTTTATCACTAGGCTGTTATTGGCTGGTTACCTGGGCGGTAGCGACCTATTTAAAGCCCCTAAATATTGATATTCACGATAACAATACAATTTATCTACTGATTATTGCCATTTGGTATACTCTTATAAAGGAGCTAAATCTCGGGAAAATGCTTCGGGTGAAAACCTACTCCGAATTGTTTGCTGAATATTTTGCTCTTGTTGTAATCAGTTCGGGATTACTTCACTTGGGAAGCTTATTCTTAACCGAATCGGTTCCCACTTTAATTCTAGCCCTGTTTGCCTGCTTGAACTTATTCATGCTCTTTGGCTTTCGCATGTTAAGCTATCGCATTTTTAAGATGTTGAGAGGGAAAGGGTACAATACCAGAAATGTATTAATTGTTGCCGATGATGAGTCTTATCTGCATTTTATCGATCGAATGCTATTTATACGCGATTGGGGATATCATGTTTGGGCCATCATGTCGGATGGAAAACACATTAAAACCAAATATGAATCACACGTTCGTGTGCTGCATGAACATTTTCAGCTAAGCGAAATTATAGATGCCAATGTGGTTGATGAGGTCATTTACTGCAAAGGGAAATTCGATAATGATGAGGTTCGTGCTCTGATTTATGCTTGCTCCGAGGTAGGAGTTACATTTCGTGTTTATTCCGAATTGCTAAGTGTTGTTAGTCAGAGATCTCACCTCACTTATTTTAAGGAACTGCCTTTCTTAACTTTCGCCAACCACACCAAGAATTACTTTGCTCTTAAGGTAAAGGAACTGCTCGATTTCTTGTTTTCATCTGCCATTGTGATTTTTATTTCTCCTGTACTGTTGGCAATAGCAGTGGCTATAAAAATTGAAGATGGTGGCTCCATTTTTTTCCGACAAAGAAGGGTTGGTTTGAACGGAAGAATTTTCGATTGTCTGAAGTTCAGAACAATGGTCGAGAATGCTGAAGCTCTAAGAGTGAAACTTGAAAATTTGAACGAGCAATCGGGGCCGGTGTTCAAAATTAAAAATGACCCCAGAGTAACCCGCGTCGGACGATTCCTTCGAAAAACTTCTTTGGATGAGTTGCCTCAATTCTTTAATGTTTTAAAGGGGGAAATGTCGGTCGTAGGACCTCGTCCGCCGATTCCTTCTGAAGTTCAGCAGTATCAACGTTGGCAACGCCGGCGATTAAGTATGAAACCAGGAATTACATGTATTTGG
- a CDS encoding phenylacetate--CoA ligase family protein: protein MNYRGFRDYLLSKIKFGSRFTKELHRITDLYSISEAQLSDLKNQEFVKQYQNAFTNSKFYQNLYREHGLHLNSIQSTDDSELIPIITKEDIRHRVDELLTCKKLFVYTAYTSGTTGSPLKLYRDYESVCKEYSYGYYYQMSHGYQLGDKVISIKGDLDKSEICRYDRSLNTLHLSSYNLNEKNIKKYYQLIKDFGPKVVKAYPSSLQILSVELYKAGLNLQIPLAFTSSEVLHNFQRSIIEKILHTKIFDWYGNSEQTISLGQVKKDLYQDIPLYGHIEVREKCIITTGFINKSFPLIRYKIDDVIKLKCDSSCIRCCTSRILGRDNQYVLLKNGQQIGLLDHAFNFSNVKNILGAQIVQNVPGEIDLNIIPDYNFTENNKSELIKNLTQLLGAGCKIHYKEISDKQIIRTESGKYNLMVSNLPSRDKDQLINEILQEA from the coding sequence ATGAACTACAGAGGATTCAGGGATTACTTGTTAAGCAAAATTAAATTTGGTTCCCGTTTTACAAAGGAATTACACCGAATTACAGATTTATACTCAATTAGTGAGGCTCAATTATCAGATTTAAAAAACCAGGAATTTGTAAAGCAGTATCAAAATGCGTTCACCAATTCAAAGTTTTATCAAAACCTCTATCGGGAGCACGGATTGCATTTAAATTCAATTCAATCGACCGACGATTCTGAGCTAATCCCAATTATCACGAAAGAGGATATCCGTCATCGGGTTGATGAATTACTTACTTGTAAAAAGCTGTTTGTTTATACTGCTTATACAAGCGGAACAACCGGATCTCCATTAAAGCTTTATCGTGATTACGAATCAGTATGCAAAGAGTATTCCTACGGATATTATTATCAAATGTCGCACGGTTATCAGTTGGGCGACAAAGTGATTTCGATCAAAGGAGATTTGGATAAGAGTGAAATATGCAGATACGACCGTTCGTTAAATACGCTTCATTTGTCGAGCTATAATTTGAATGAGAAAAATATTAAGAAGTATTATCAGCTAATTAAAGATTTTGGACCTAAAGTCGTTAAGGCATATCCATCTTCCTTGCAAATTCTTTCAGTCGAATTGTACAAAGCAGGACTCAATTTGCAGATTCCATTGGCTTTTACCTCTTCTGAAGTATTACACAATTTTCAGAGAAGCATTATTGAAAAGATCTTGCACACAAAGATTTTCGACTGGTATGGAAATTCCGAGCAGACCATCTCATTGGGTCAGGTAAAGAAGGATTTGTATCAGGACATTCCTTTGTATGGTCATATAGAGGTTCGGGAAAAATGCATTATTACTACCGGTTTTATCAATAAGTCATTTCCCTTAATACGTTACAAAATTGATGATGTGATTAAGCTCAAGTGCGATAGTAGCTGTATTCGCTGTTGCACAAGCAGAATTTTAGGCCGGGATAATCAGTACGTTTTGTTAAAAAATGGTCAGCAAATTGGTCTTTTGGATCATGCATTTAATTTCAGCAATGTGAAGAACATTTTGGGAGCACAAATTGTTCAGAATGTACCGGGCGAAATTGATCTGAATATTATTCCTGATTACAATTTTACGGAGAATAATAAATCTGAATTAATTAAAAACTTAACTCAACTTTTGGGCGCCGGCTGCAAGATACATTACAAGGAAATAAGTGACAAACAAATAATTAGAACCGAATCAGGGAAATATAATTTGATGGTCTCAAACCTGCCTTCTCGGGATAAAGACCAGTTAATCAATGAAATTTTACAAGAGGCTTAA